The genomic window GTAACGTCGACCTCGTCGTCCCGACGAACAACAAGGGTCGCAAGGCCCTCTCGGTCGTCTACTGGCTGCTCGCTAACGAGGTCCTCGATCGCCGCGGTGCCGAGCCGTCCTACTCGCTCGAGGACTTCGAGAGCGGCGTCTAACACGTTCGATATCGATACTGTTCGTTTTCTCGTTGCCGCCGGTCTGATAGCGACTGCGTTCGGAAGTTCGAACGGATGGATCCTCTGGGTCGAAAATAGCGGCAGTCGTGTTCAGTGACACCCTCCCACAACGTTTACCGTATAGCGAATTAGTAATGATGGTATGGATGGCCCACGGTCACACACCACGGAAGACCAGATTCGCCGGTGGGATCGAGTGTTTACTGCACTGTCGGCCGAACCGCGACGACGGATCGTCGAAGCACTGATCGAGGTCTCGGCCGGCGAGTCCATCCGGTTGCCGGAGGCCGCATCGAACCAAAACGGGTCGTCGGAGCTCGAACAGTTGCGGCTTCGATTATGCCACCATCATCTCCCGCTACTGGAAGAGGCGGGGTTCGTCCAGTGGGAAAACGACCCATTGTGCGCCTACCGCGGTCGCGATTTCGAGGAGGTGAGTGTCGTTCTCGAGAGCCTGTACGCGAACGCCGAGGAGATTCCCGACCGACTGGTTACCGGCTATCGGACCCTCGAGCGGGAACGCGAGAGCGACAGTTCGGAGTGTGACCTCCGCAGGTGACTCCGCCGTGAGACGTAGCGTTCGTACCGACGTGCCGCCGCTTGCGTCGTGGCGGGCACAGCGCAAGTGCCGTGGACCGGCAACCGATTACGACGAGGCCGTCTCGAGCAAGTCCGTGATCAGTTCGGCGGCGTCGGCGGCCGTCGCGCCGAAGACGTAGGTCGCGGGTTCGATCCCGAACGCGCCGCGGTGGTAGACGACGCGGGGGACCGTTCCGCGGTCCGCGAACCGACTCCGGAGGTGTTCGCCGCGGTCCTCGTAGTCGGCGTCGAACTCGAGCGGGTCGATGCCGTGTTCTCGGGCAGCCTTGAGCAGGTCGTCGTCGGTAGCGATATTGATGGCACCCCGAACCTCGGATTCGACGGCGGTCGCGGCGATGACCGCCGTCGCGACGTGTTTGGACGCGCCGAACTCGGGGTTCGCCGGGATCTCGATCCGTCCGCCCATGGCGTAGATCCGACCGGGGATCGCAGCGACATCGGTCTCGTCGCGGGGATCGGGCAGGCACATGCCGACGTTCGTCCCGACGTTCGGAACGACGTCGGCCATGCCGGGAATCGAAGCGAGGGTTCGCGCGGCGGTGCGGACGTTCGCGAGCACGTCCCGTTCGGCCCGCACGTCGGGGTCGAGCCCGCGAACGCACAAATCACAGCCCAGTCCGCGGAGTTCGGGCATCTCTTCTTCGTGGAGTTCACAGATCGGGCCCCGATCCTCGAGACTGCGGACGAGCGAGAGGAGTTCGGCGAGCGCGTCGTAGCCGTCCAGCTCGCCGCTCGCGAGGCCGTCCGCGATGCGTTCGACGGTCGCGACGGTTTCGGGGTCGTCCCGGAAGCGGTCGTCGCCGCCGCTTTCGCCGCCGACGTACTTGCTGACGGCGGCTTGGGTCACGCCGAGTTCGTCGGCGATCTCCCGTTGGGTCAGTCCGCGGTCGGCGAGCCGGGTGGCCAGCATCGCCCGTACCGTCGGCAGGAACCGATCGACGACGAGTTCACTCGGCAAGACGAGCGACATACGACCGAGGTTCGACTGCAGGCACATAAGTCCGCCTCCGCCGGCACGGAGTCGACGGGCCGTCGGATCGACGGATCACCACCGGGCGGCAGCGACGACAAAGATAGCTATTAACCGTCGTCGGACGAACGGCCGGGCATGACACTCTCGAGCGCTCCCGGGAAGGTGTATCTGTTCGGGGAGCACGCGGTGGTTTACGGCGAACCCGCCGTTCCGTGTGCGATCGAGCGACGGGCACGAGTCGAGGCGACCCGACGGGACGACGGTCGCCTCCGAGTCAACGCCGAGGATCTCAGTCTCGACGGGTTTACCGTCGAGTACGGCGCGACCGCGGACAGTCGCCCCGATGTCGACGTGCCTGAGTCGCTGGTGACGGCGGCGACGCAGTACGTCGACGACGCGATCGAGCAGGTGCGCGCGGTGACCGGCGAGGACGACGCCGGCTTCGACGTCACGATCGAGAGCGACATCCCGCTTGGTGCGGGGCTCGGCTCCTCGGCGGCGGTCGTCGTCGCCGCCATCGACGCCGCGACCCGCGAACTCGGCGTCACGCTCGAGCCCGAGAAACTCGCCGAGCGAGCCTATCAGACGGAGTCACAGGTCCAGGAGGGACAGGCCTCGCGGGCCGACACGTTCT from Natrinema versiforme includes these protein-coding regions:
- a CDS encoding thiamine-phosphate synthase family protein, whose amino-acid sequence is MSLVLPSELVVDRFLPTVRAMLATRLADRGLTQREIADELGVTQAAVSKYVGGESGGDDRFRDDPETVATVERIADGLASGELDGYDALAELLSLVRSLEDRGPICELHEEEMPELRGLGCDLCVRGLDPDVRAERDVLANVRTAARTLASIPGMADVVPNVGTNVGMCLPDPRDETDVAAIPGRIYAMGGRIEIPANPEFGASKHVATAVIAATAVESEVRGAINIATDDDLLKAAREHGIDPLEFDADYEDRGEHLRSRFADRGTVPRVVYHRGAFGIEPATYVFGATAADAAELITDLLETASS
- the mvk gene encoding mevalonate kinase, whose protein sequence is MTLSSAPGKVYLFGEHAVVYGEPAVPCAIERRARVEATRRDDGRLRVNAEDLSLDGFTVEYGATADSRPDVDVPESLVTAATQYVDDAIEQVRAVTGEDDAGFDVTIESDIPLGAGLGSSAAVVVAAIDAATRELGVTLEPEKLAERAYQTESQVQEGQASRADTFCSATGGAVRVEGDDCRSLEAPDLPIVIGFDGGAGDTGQLVAGVRALREEYDFAADTVEAIGDVVRNGEDALADGDVEEIGRLMDFNHGLLSALGVSSRSLDTMVWAARDAGAHGAKLTGAGGGGCMVALDPTEETETALSFTPGCEDAFRAELAETGVKRLE